The Girardinichthys multiradiatus isolate DD_20200921_A chromosome 21, DD_fGirMul_XY1, whole genome shotgun sequence genomic sequence tattgtcttaatacggatgagtttgacatacagctcatgaaaacccaaaattcctatctcacaaaattagcatatttcatccgaccaataaaagaaaagtgtttttaatacaaaaaacgtcagccttcaaataatcatgtacagttatgcactcaatacttggtcaggaatcctttggcagaaatgactgcttcaatgcggcgtggcatggaggcaatcagcctgtggcactgctgaggtcttatggaggcccaggatgcttcgatagcggcctttagctcatccagagtgttgggtcttgagtctctcaacgttctcttcacaatatcccacagattctctatggggttcaggtcaggagagttggcaggccaattgagcacagtgataccatggtcagtaaaccatttaccagtggttttggcactgtgagcaggtgccaggtcgtgctgaaaaatgaaatcttcatctccataaagcttttcagcagatggaagcatgaagtgctccaaaatctcctgatagctagctgcattgaccctgcccttgataaaacacagtggaccaacaccagcagctgacacggcaccccagaccatcactgactgtgggtacttgacactggacttctggccttttggcatttccttctccccagtcttcctccagactctggcaccttgatttccgaatgacatgcagaatttgctttcatccgaaaaaagtactttggaccactgagcaacagtccattgctgcttctctgtagcccaggtcaggcgcttctgccgctgtttctggttcaaaagtggcttgacctggggattgcggcacctgtagcccatttcctgcacacgcctgtgcacggtggctctggatgtttctactccagactgagtccactgcttccgcaggtcccccaaggtctggaatcggcccttctccacaatcttcctcagggtccggtcacctcttcttgttgtgcagcgttttctgccacactttttccttcccacagacttcccactgaggtgccttgatacagcactctgggaacagcctattcgttcagaaatgtctttctgtgtcttaccctcttgcttgagggtgtcaatagtggccttctggacagcagtcaggtcggcagtcttacccatgattggggttttgagtgatgaaccaggctgggagttttaaaggcctcaggaatcttttgcaggtgtttagagttaactcgttgattcagatgattaggttcatagctcgtttagagacccttttaatgatatgctaattttgtgagataggaattttgggttttcatgagctgtatgccaaaatcatccgtattaagacaataaaagacctgaaatatttcagttagtgtgcaatgaatctaaaatatatgactgttaaattttcatcatgacattatggaaaataatgaattttatcacaatatgctaatattttgagaaggacctgtaatgcagATATACTGGGCCGTGACATTAGATCACAAATTAATCACTTTTTAATTACTGGCAAAGCTCTGGGGCACTGTTGCATGAAATGAAAATCAATAGATGCTTTATATTGATTTGGTTCCACATTTCCGCAGCTCCCCTTTTCCTCACTTGGAGCGTGGTGAACTCGGTTCACTGGTGGAGCGGCTCCACCCAGGCTCTGCCGGCCACCACCGTGCTCCTCCTGCTGGGTGCCTGGGTGCTGGTGGGCTTCCCCCTCACCGTCATCGGCGGCATCGTGGGAAAGAACCGAGCCGGCAGCTTTCAGGCCCCGTGTCGCACTCGTAACATCGCCCGGCAGATCCCCCCACAGCCCTGGTACAAACACACCTTTGTGCACATGGCCATTGGAGGCTTCCTACCTTTCAGGTGAGCTCTCAGTTTGCGTGAAGAGAGGTGCAGCTTTAAACATTCGTAGGTTTAGATCTTTGCTTCAGATTGTGTTAACAATGGACTTTTGAGAGATTACTAAGGATTAGCATTTACAGTCCCTTGCCAAAGAattcattcatacatttttacattttgtcacattataaccaccaAGTTCATTGTGTTTCTTGGTATTCTATttaatagatcaacacaaagtagtccacAATTATCAAGGTTTAAAATGAAGGTTTGCAGAggtttttacaagtaaaaatctgaaaagtgtcatCTTGGGTGTGTCTTTACCACCTAGAACAGCTAAAGACAACATTTTTAGCCCCTTATGCTTTCAGAAAGAGCTTAAGCTCCATCAGATTGGGTGGGAAATGTCTGTGaagatcagttttcaagtcagcttctaacaggttttcttcctgcaGTTCTCTATATTTATCTCCCTCTAACCTTTTATCAGTTCTGACCCCCCTTTCCTGTCCCTgtccccgcagcatgatgctgccatcaccatgtctCACAAGGGGATGtttgtgttcagagtgatatgCAGTAGTAGTTCACACACAGCCCATCTGACCAGGGTACCTTCTTCCAGATGTTTGTCTCTCCTACATGGGTTGTGGCAAACAGCCATGTCATGGGAGGTTTGCAGGTTTTCTAACTTTactctgctttaaatttctACGCAACcctatctctgacctgtctgctgtgttccttggtcttcatggtgctttctgatgttctctaacaaacctctgaggtccagaaaagctggatttatactgagaagaAACTTCACAGAGGACACTGGGCTACTTTGTCTAATAATGTGACTTCCGAAGGTATTTGTTTGTGCCTGGTTAAATACAGCTGtcggccacacttttcagttctttatttgtaaatagtTTTGACATCCATGTATGATTATCCTCCCGTTTCTCTATAATGCTCTACTATAAGTAGAGACTTATAGTAGAGCATTATAGATATACTATATCTATAGTATAGTTTATACTatagatataaataaaatacactgttcTCAGtggttgtaaggtgacaaaattTTCTCTTTTATAGATGATAGTAATATCAAGGAAGACTTAAATTTGAAAGATTGTTTAATACTAGCATCTTGACCTATAGTTTCACACTGAAACTCTTCCCCCAGTGCCATCTCAGTGGAGCTCTACTACATCTTTGCCACCGTTTGGGGCAGGGAACACTATACCCTGTACGGCATCCTGCTCTGCGTCTTCGCCATCCTCCTCTCGGTGGGTGCCTGCATCTCTGTAGCCCTGACCTACTTCCTCCTGTCGGGCGAGGACTACAGGTGGTGGTGGCGGAGCGTGCTGAGCACCGGCTCCACTGGCCTCTTCATCTTCGTCTACTCCGTTTTCTACTACCGCAACCGCTCCTCCATGAGCGGCATGGTGCAAAGCTCAGAGTTCTTCGGATACTCCCTGCTAACAGCGCTCGTGTTCTCACTGATGCTGGGCAGCGTGTCGTTCTGGGCCTCTCTGGCATTTATTCGCTACATCTACCGCAGCCTGAAGATGGATTAAACTCGAGACAGTCCAAACGGACTTCTTGAGCAAACACAGTGTCTTCTCTCAGTTCATAACTCCTATTGTGTTTAATGGGAGAAGAAATAGGGGCCTTGAACTTCCCATGAGGGGTTAATAATGAAGTCCAGTAGCAGTTGGCTGAATAAGGAAACTTGGTCCAGTGATGGGCAGATGAAGGGAAGTGTTGGGGTGTGGGATTTAGGGAGAAAACAGGATATTTAACTTCAAAGGAATGATTGGTGTCAGCCAGCATTACTAGTGAAACGTTTCGGATGCAGAACGGTGCATCTGGTACTTATTACATGGTGTATCAACTATGGGCTCCACCAAAATCTCTTTTGCTATTAAAAGGTATAGTACATTGATAATATATGGTAGTAGTAATTATGCAGCAGTGCAAGCGATACTTGCAAATGCTCCCACACCTGTTTAAAAAAGCCTATCCAGATATgagaaattttattttgcacCGAGTCTGATGTTTTGGTCCTGAAAGTGGACAGACAAAACTATGCCTTGTAGATTTAAGAGCTTTTGCAAAATGTTGGTGAGGAGAGCAATATTGTAATTGTATTATATGGTCACCATCAACTGTGGTTCtgatgtaaatacttttttcaataaagtgcattttaatacaaaagagCAAGCAAAGACTTCTGTGGTCGTTTTCATGCAGACCTTTATTTTCCTGACTTTACAGCAACATCACAACATTGTTGTTATTAGGTGAATGTTTGGACAGGACTGCGACATAAaatgcatcatttaaaaaaaaacaaaattagaaaatgcGATTAAATACTGTTACACAGCTGGACATGGGAAAAGATTCGGCAAATTATGCACTGAGCACCTAAATTTAGTACAGTACAGCAAAGGactgtttgaatttatttggCAACAATTATTACCGTGTTATGAACTTGCATTTACATACAGATGCAGTATTTAGCCAATTGGTTCTGGAGTCTCGTGGCCAGATGCTTACAGATACAAATTAAATTGCCCAAATGCTAAgtcacacaaaataaaatacacatacataaaaaaaatgtctaataTTATGCAGCCCTCCTATATAGTAGTactggaaagttaagtggaaggaaaaagtgtgatacAGAAAGGGTATATGCATAActagtcaaaaaaaaaagaaaaatttcaAAGCTGAGTGAATGTGAATGCCAACGCCTTGGCACAATAGCAATATTCACCACTAGCTAACAACACTTCAGCTTGTTAATCCAAACCGTATTTATTGAAAGAATTTGAATAACTGTTTGTCAAGTTACTTACTTCGCATCACAGTGAAAATTTGGCTCAAACAAAGTGGATTCAAACTGGACACAACTGGTATGACAGAAAAAGGCATTACAtcgttttatataaaaataaaaacaccacacaaaatgttgaaaaagaaaaatagtatTCCAACAAAACCATGCACATGTACACAGCTTGAAAACAACATTTGGAAATTACTCAACAGTAGGATAAAAATCCTCAAGGTATTCAAATAAACCACCAGCTACTGGTTTCCATCATGAGCTACAGCTGTGTTTTCCTTACCCTTTGTTTCAAAGCTTGCAGCATGCATATAATTATTGAATGCATTAGGGTTGTAATCAAAGGGACTACCTCCTTGCGGCACGGACCACCCAGCCGCATGGTGCTGGTTTGGCACAGTGGCCTGTGATGCATTAGCGGGCCGAGGTTGATAGCCAGAAGATCCAGCTGTGGCACACACAGTAGCACAGTAGTACACCAGATTCTGTGGAGTGTTCTGGAAAGATGTCCCCATCATTGGCTGGTTGTACTGCTCCCTGAACTGGGGGTGGCCATCTCCTTGATACTGCAAAACAAAGAAGTGAAGAAAAGTTAGGTGTCGAACTTTAAATAATAACCAAAACTGGATCATAATATTTAGTGTTGCATCTCGCCTTTAAGGCCATAACCATAACTCTGATTAGGCCTCCATTATGGATGCACTGTTCTGTGTCCGGATCGCTACTCAGCTGTTATCTCTTAACAGGAAACTCGTGCTGGACACCAGATCCCTACTTTCAAGTACACACTTATTACAAACCGTCATTTACTTACAGGTGGGAAGTGTGAGGCCATGTTGGAGAAGGCAGGTGTGTGAACCGAACTGTCCCTTTGGGCAGTATAACGCTCCAACTCCCAGCTGTCATCTTTCTTATTCCTCCTGAACTTCATTCTTCGGTTCTGAAACCAGGTCTTCACCTACCAACAAAGAGCACAACAGTTTCAGAGTGTACAAAACTACATCAGTCTAAGCTCATCATTCATTAACCATGCTGTACCTGTCTATAAGTCATTCCAGTTCTTTCTGCCAGATTCTTCATCTCAGCTGGAGTGAAGTACTTCTGAACGAGGAAGCGCTGGACGAGAATATTCATCTGACTCTCTGAGAAGGTTGCCCGGACCTTGACTTTAGGGTTAGCTGCAGTACTGGTGCCAGGCATATTCGGGGCAGGAAGGGGTACCTGTGAAGGAATCTGGTTATTGCTGGCTTGGTTCCCTTGTGTGATCAGGCTCTGGGAATCCTCCACGAGACGAGGAAGATTTCCTTCGCGGCTACTGATAGAGCTCCAAGAATCTAAACAAAGAGGAACAGGGTATTAGTGAAATTAACATTTATAAACATCTAACAGCTGAGTTTTTTTTAGTAATGACtaacattcatatttttgtcatttcataATTTATTGAAATATCCCAATATGAATAGAGAAACATAAACTTTAAACTGGCAGAAACTGCTACAGTATATGAAGTGTCAGACTCGGTCGCTAGATGGGGCCACGTTGTATTTTTTGAGCGGCGCCACATTTGAAACGCTCTCAAAAGTCAAGATGGTCTCATCCTTAAAACAGGATGTTTTTAACGAGGAAATGCGAATATTGAAACCATTTGTTGACTTAAAAATAGATTACCTATAAAACGGACATGTtgcaaaaaaatactttgtaccACTTACCAGGTGAG encodes the following:
- the nanog gene encoding homeobox protein NANOG translates to MAEWKTHVSCNYAASYHGYNLVYQPVPEQGHENLNGWDDNGGAMDLNNYNCGATQPLGTAGTSATVVSGQESSSSSPDTNPVTGNCYEGTGAIQTSYPNLAGPSQEACGVKQPRSDSISDAETHTSPDSWSSISSREGNLPRLVEDSQSLITQGNQASNNQIPSQVPLPAPNMPGTSTAANPKVKVRATFSESQMNILVQRFLVQKYFTPAEMKNLAERTGMTYRQVKTWFQNRRMKFRRNKKDDSWELERYTAQRDSSVHTPAFSNMASHFPPYQGDGHPQFREQYNQPMMGTSFQNTPQNLVYYCATVCATAGSSGYQPRPANASQATVPNQHHAAGWSVPQGGSPFDYNPNAFNNYMHAASFETKGKENTAVAHDGNQ